The Pirellulales bacterium genome includes a window with the following:
- a CDS encoding IS5/IS1182 family transposase: RTHSWLNRARRLLIRWEKKAANYLGLLHFQFAIVALRAAKVLG; the protein is encoded by the coding sequence ACGCACGCACTCCTGGCTCAACCGCGCACGGCGCTTGTTGATCCGCTGGGAAAAGAAAGCCGCGAATTATCTGGGCCTGCTCCATTTTCAATTCGCTATCGTCGCCTTGAGAGCCGCCAAGGTTCTCGGATAG
- a CDS encoding DUF72 domain-containing protein, whose translation MSLFVGCAGWNLRKEFLDLFPRNGTHLQRYAVRLNCVEINSSFYRSHRKKTYERWGASTPADFQFSVKMPKLITHVGRLVNVERETQQFVDEVSGLGSKLGPILIQLPPSVECDLSNVERFFRALRQLIETPIVCEPRHLSWFAPKAEGLMTEYSIGRVAADPSIVPGAAAPGACMQMCYFRWHGSPRMYYSPYDELALGKLAKLVSTTASEAQDVWCIFDNTALGAALSNAIALTDIHLPATELDIRRCR comes from the coding sequence ATGTCTCTGTTCGTTGGTTGCGCCGGTTGGAATCTTCGCAAGGAATTCCTTGACTTGTTTCCGCGTAACGGAACTCATCTCCAGCGTTACGCGGTTCGCTTAAACTGCGTCGAGATTAATTCATCGTTTTATCGCTCCCATCGCAAGAAAACATATGAGCGCTGGGGCGCATCGACACCAGCAGACTTTCAATTCTCCGTGAAGATGCCCAAGCTAATAACCCACGTCGGCCGGCTGGTTAATGTTGAGCGAGAAACACAGCAATTTGTTGACGAAGTCTCCGGCTTGGGAAGCAAGCTCGGTCCAATCCTCATCCAGCTGCCGCCAAGTGTTGAATGTGATCTCTCGAACGTTGAGCGATTTTTTAGAGCACTTCGACAACTGATCGAAACGCCGATCGTTTGCGAACCGCGGCATTTGAGTTGGTTTGCGCCTAAGGCGGAAGGGCTAATGACGGAGTATTCCATTGGCCGAGTGGCCGCTGATCCAAGCATTGTGCCGGGCGCCGCAGCCCCCGGAGCCTGTATGCAGATGTGCTATTTTCGCTGGCATGGTTCACCTCGCATGTACTATTCGCCCTATGACGAGCTCGCACTGGGCAAACTCGCCAAATTGGTGTCGACAACGGCGAGTGAGGCACAGGACGTATGGTGCATATTTGACAACACCGCACTGGGTGCAGCCTTGAGCAATGCAATTGCGCTGACTGACATCCACCTTCCTGCTACCGAATTGGACATACGACGATGCCGCTAG
- a CDS encoding UdgX family uracil-DNA binding protein (This protein belongs to the uracil DNA glycosylase superfamily, members of which act in excision repair of DNA. However, it belongs more specifically to UdgX branch, whose founding member was found to bind uracil in DNA (where it does not belong), without cleaving it, appears to promote DNA repair by a pathway involving RecA, rather than base excision.), producing MKTSKKVGPQVSARDFLPTKLSLGNLRRAAADCKGCPLYENATHTVFGEGSANARLMLLGEQPGDAEDRECRPFVGPAGRLLREVLADVGIDFEEAYVTNAVKHFKWTPRGKRRLHAKPNSREVNACRPWLHAEIAVVNPTLIVCLGATAAQSLLGSGFRVTRERGKIITGSDLPPILATYHPSALLRAPDEASRRAMRREFMADLRRAAGFVELESRRTTRKSRRESV from the coding sequence ATGAAGACCTCTAAAAAAGTAGGGCCTCAGGTATCGGCTCGCGATTTTCTGCCGACAAAGTTGAGCCTCGGTAACCTTCGGCGCGCCGCCGCAGATTGCAAAGGATGTCCACTCTACGAGAACGCCACCCACACAGTCTTTGGCGAAGGCTCTGCGAATGCGCGGCTTATGCTCCTGGGCGAGCAGCCGGGGGATGCCGAGGATCGTGAGTGCCGCCCCTTTGTGGGACCGGCCGGTCGATTATTACGGGAGGTGCTCGCGGACGTGGGAATTGACTTCGAGGAAGCTTATGTGACCAACGCCGTGAAGCACTTCAAATGGACCCCCCGCGGCAAGCGTCGCCTGCATGCCAAACCTAACTCTCGCGAAGTCAACGCCTGCCGACCCTGGCTGCACGCCGAAATCGCGGTTGTAAATCCCACGTTAATCGTTTGCCTGGGCGCTACAGCTGCACAGTCATTGCTCGGTTCCGGCTTTCGGGTGACCCGCGAACGGGGGAAGATCATTACCGGGTCCGACCTGCCGCCCATCCTGGCTACCTATCACCCCTCGGCCCTGTTGCGGGCGCCGGATGAAGCTAGCCGGCGAGCCATGCGCCGTGAATTCATGGCCGATTTGCGGCGCGCTGCTGGCTTCGTCGAACTGGAGTCGCGGAGAACCACGCGTAAGTCACGCCGCGAGTCTGTCTGA
- a CDS encoding DNA-formamidopyrimidine glycosylase family protein yields MNFKRRNVFQEAEIIVEGPSLAILIEETQAFVGKRVLDCTGSTTKVDCRAIKGQRLLELASWGKHFLLCLESVVLRVHFLMYGSYRINHAKPGRSPQLTLKFRSGSIHLYSCSIRLLNEPIASIYDWRVDVMSHQWDEQRVRRLVAKQTDSMVCDVLLDQDVFAGAGNIIKNEVLFNLKLHPETKVGILTAAERRALVREARDYSLRFYRWKKAYVLRKNWSIYRKRTCPLCNCSVKMKKTGRRNRISFFCPTCQNPRKSSRAKKSRDSR; encoded by the coding sequence TTGAACTTTAAGCGACGTAATGTCTTCCAAGAAGCGGAGATCATTGTGGAAGGGCCCTCACTCGCTATCTTGATCGAAGAAACTCAGGCGTTTGTCGGAAAGCGCGTGTTAGATTGCACGGGTTCGACGACTAAGGTCGATTGCCGTGCAATTAAAGGCCAAAGGCTGCTTGAGCTTGCTTCTTGGGGAAAGCACTTTCTATTGTGCCTGGAATCGGTGGTCCTGCGTGTTCATTTTCTGATGTACGGTAGCTATCGCATCAATCACGCCAAGCCAGGGAGATCTCCGCAACTGACTCTGAAGTTCCGCAGCGGCTCGATCCATCTCTACTCTTGCTCGATCCGGCTCTTGAATGAACCGATCGCATCGATTTACGATTGGCGCGTCGACGTAATGTCGCACCAATGGGATGAGCAGCGAGTCCGCCGGCTCGTTGCAAAACAGACTGACTCCATGGTTTGCGACGTACTGCTCGACCAGGACGTTTTCGCGGGCGCCGGCAACATCATCAAAAACGAAGTACTCTTCAACCTAAAGCTCCATCCCGAAACAAAGGTCGGAATACTGACCGCAGCTGAACGACGAGCGTTGGTTCGCGAAGCGCGAGATTATTCGTTACGGTTCTACCGCTGGAAAAAGGCCTATGTTTTACGAAAGAACTGGAGCATCTATCGCAAGCGTACTTGCCCACTGTGTAACTGTTCCGTGAAGATGAAAAAGACCGGTAGACGCAACCGCATAAGCTTTTTTTGTCCGACGTGCCAAAACCCTCGCAAGTCCTCGCGAGCAAAGAAGTCACGAGATAGTCGCTGA
- a CDS encoding YetF domain-containing protein, whose product MESLTRLLSWVFGGDEPTNSLLLHQIMLRALLVYIVGLVVVRLGKSRLVSRASPFDILLGFILGSLLSRGITGHASLSGTFVATAALVAVHWTFTGLALRSHFFGSLIKGDVTPLIRDGHLLLANLRESHISEHDLEEAARMHGVESLGQVAQAFKERNGEVSIIKSQS is encoded by the coding sequence ATGGAAAGCCTGACAAGGTTGCTTAGCTGGGTGTTCGGCGGCGATGAGCCGACAAACTCCCTGCTGCTGCACCAAATCATGCTGCGTGCGCTGCTGGTCTATATCGTGGGCCTCGTTGTTGTGCGACTCGGCAAGAGCAGACTGGTAAGTAGGGCGAGTCCCTTTGATATTCTGCTCGGTTTTATTCTCGGGTCGCTCCTTAGCCGCGGCATCACCGGCCATGCTTCGCTTTCCGGTACTTTTGTGGCAACTGCAGCACTTGTGGCTGTGCATTGGACTTTTACGGGGTTAGCCCTCAGGTCACATTTCTTCGGATCACTGATCAAGGGCGATGTCACCCCGCTAATTCGAGATGGCCATTTGCTGTTGGCAAACTTGCGCGAGAGCCATATATCCGAGCACGATCTTGAGGAGGCAGCCCGGATGCATGGTGTTGAGAGCCTTGGTCAGGTTGCGCAAGCCTTTAAGGAAAGAAACGGCGAGGTGAGTATTATCAAATCCCAATCGTAG
- a CDS encoding DUF6496 domain-containing protein: protein MAKYGKKAGSSVKRALHKKKKGTLKSGKSKKKVKSRKQAIAIGLSEARKKGDKVPKKKGTKRKSSKT, encoded by the coding sequence ATGGCCAAATACGGCAAGAAGGCGGGAAGTTCGGTTAAGCGAGCGCTTCACAAGAAGAAGAAGGGCACCCTAAAAAGCGGCAAGTCGAAGAAAAAGGTCAAGAGCCGCAAACAGGCCATAGCGATCGGTCTCTCAGAAGCGCGAAAAAAAGGCGATAAAGTTCCCAAGAAAAAGGGGACAAAAAGGAAATCATCGAAAACATAA
- a CDS encoding manganese catalase family protein, whose translation MFRHIKDLQFDARVSHPDPRFANLLLEQFGGGNGELKAAMQYFVQAFGCRRAYPDKYDLLMDIATEEFSHLEIVGATITMLLDGVNGQLKDAAEGNLVAQIGNGSSKKNDVIGMAMDNPRFLLESAGGPLVTDSLGVPWTGAFVNANGDLTVDLRSNIGAETRAKIIYERLLQFTDDPHVQDSLRFLMTREIAHFQQFSAALATIEPNFPPGILQGDLRFTHTYFNMSNGEEDARGPWNKGKGPWEKGEQWEYVEDPTVQVQETAGQMQKEITGHERDRKAAKGLEQELASQRSSEMTTAPLVEQGWSDYASTQQ comes from the coding sequence ATGTTCCGCCATATTAAGGACTTGCAGTTCGACGCCCGCGTGTCGCATCCCGATCCCCGCTTCGCCAATCTGCTACTTGAGCAGTTCGGCGGCGGCAATGGTGAGTTGAAGGCTGCCATGCAGTACTTTGTGCAGGCATTTGGATGTCGGCGCGCTTATCCGGATAAGTACGACTTGCTGATGGACATCGCCACGGAAGAATTTAGCCATTTAGAGATAGTAGGGGCGACAATCACAATGCTGTTAGATGGCGTCAACGGCCAACTGAAAGACGCGGCCGAGGGTAATTTGGTAGCCCAAATCGGGAACGGTTCCTCCAAAAAGAATGATGTCATTGGCATGGCGATGGACAATCCCCGTTTTCTACTTGAGTCTGCAGGCGGTCCGTTAGTGACGGACTCGCTAGGCGTTCCCTGGACGGGCGCATTTGTGAATGCAAACGGTGATCTCACGGTCGACCTCCGCTCGAATATCGGCGCCGAGACAAGGGCAAAGATAATTTACGAGCGACTGCTCCAATTCACTGACGATCCTCACGTGCAGGACAGCCTGAGGTTTTTGATGACTCGCGAAATCGCGCATTTCCAGCAGTTCAGTGCTGCTTTGGCGACGATTGAGCCCAATTTCCCTCCCGGAATTCTTCAGGGCGATTTGCGGTTCACCCACACATATTTCAATATGTCGAACGGCGAAGAAGACGCCCGAGGACCCTGGAACAAAGGCAAAGGACCATGGGAAAAGGGCGAACAATGGGAATACGTTGAGGACCCCACAGTTCAAGTCCAAGAGACTGCCGGACAAATGCAAAAGGAGATCACCGGCCACGAGCGTGACCGGAAAGCCGCTAAGGGCCTGGAACAGGAGCTCGCTTCGCAACGGAGTTCCGAAATGACTACTGCCCCTTTGGTCGAGCAAGGTTGGTCGGATTATGCATCGACTCAACAATGA
- a CDS encoding PHP domain-containing protein: protein MSNAQIAEFLRRYAAVLVLEGADRFKIKAYRRAAETLETLKQDVTKFVSRGEDLKQLPAIGPGISATIEQIVRTGGLPQLERALGKLEPGLLELATKPALDPTKIKRIYKKLGIGSLRELKERLDSGEIREVLGARLEFHIRQGLHERPRMLLWAAEKLIPAIQEQLSQCGATQVAAIGSLRRKKDTVGDLGFLISGRSASTIFKRFARFAIPHPEPSKSKHEKRFQLSEGRTINLVWSKSEEWGLSLLHHTGSDSHLAALVSLAKKQRDPITAKALGRKASDEGAVYARLGLQFIEPELREDRGEVEAAAVNALPTLVSLQDIRGDLHMHTTESDGADTLLAMAEAAQQRGYEYIAITDHSQSLKITNGLTEKRLFQQIKAIDKLNAKLKGLTVLKSGEVDILEDGKLDYSDAILKELDLTICSIHSRFALNREQQTNRLLRAMDNPYFNILGHATGRLLLKREGYELDFDKLMQHARSRDCFFEINSSPDRLDLSAERARMAKEQGIKIAINTDAHSTRELCFISAGINQARRGWLGAKDVLNTHSLAALRKLLRK from the coding sequence ATGAGCAATGCCCAGATTGCCGAGTTCCTGCGCCGCTATGCAGCGGTCCTTGTTCTAGAGGGTGCTGACAGATTTAAGATCAAGGCTTATCGGCGGGCAGCAGAAACGCTTGAAACTCTAAAACAAGATGTGACAAAGTTCGTCTCGCGAGGTGAAGATTTAAAGCAGCTCCCGGCGATTGGACCAGGTATCAGCGCCACGATCGAGCAGATTGTCCGGACGGGTGGTCTTCCCCAATTAGAAAGAGCACTCGGGAAGCTTGAGCCAGGTCTCCTTGAATTGGCGACAAAGCCGGCTCTTGATCCCACGAAGATTAAGCGGATCTACAAGAAACTCGGTATTGGCAGCTTGCGGGAGTTAAAGGAGCGGCTAGACAGTGGAGAGATTCGCGAGGTGCTCGGAGCGAGGCTTGAGTTTCATATCCGGCAGGGGCTGCACGAACGGCCACGGATGCTTTTGTGGGCTGCCGAGAAGCTTATTCCGGCAATCCAAGAACAACTCTCCCAATGCGGGGCTACCCAGGTCGCTGCTATTGGGAGTCTGCGTCGAAAAAAAGACACCGTCGGTGATTTGGGATTTCTCATCTCCGGGCGAAGTGCTTCAACGATTTTTAAGCGGTTCGCCCGGTTTGCGATTCCCCATCCGGAGCCCTCAAAGAGCAAGCATGAAAAACGATTCCAACTGTCAGAAGGGCGAACCATAAATCTTGTCTGGTCAAAGTCTGAGGAGTGGGGATTATCGCTTCTCCATCATACTGGCTCGGACTCGCACCTCGCTGCGTTGGTTTCACTAGCGAAGAAGCAGCGTGATCCAATAACCGCGAAGGCACTTGGCCGAAAGGCCTCAGATGAAGGCGCCGTCTATGCCAGACTTGGCTTGCAATTTATCGAGCCCGAACTTCGAGAAGATCGAGGAGAAGTAGAAGCTGCAGCCGTCAATGCGCTGCCGACGCTCGTATCGCTGCAAGATATTCGTGGCGATTTGCACATGCATACCACGGAAAGCGACGGCGCAGACACTCTCCTCGCTATGGCCGAAGCCGCCCAGCAGCGAGGCTATGAATACATCGCGATTACCGACCACTCCCAGTCTCTAAAGATCACCAACGGGCTTACCGAAAAGCGGTTGTTTCAGCAAATCAAGGCCATCGACAAGCTCAATGCCAAGCTGAAAGGATTGACCGTCTTGAAATCTGGCGAGGTAGATATCCTCGAAGACGGAAAGCTTGACTATTCCGATGCGATTCTTAAAGAACTCGATCTGACCATTTGCTCAATCCATTCACGGTTCGCGCTCAATAGGGAACAACAGACTAACCGCCTTCTCCGCGCAATGGACAATCCCTACTTCAACATTCTGGGGCACGCGACAGGGCGTCTTTTGCTGAAACGCGAAGGGTACGAACTCGACTTTGACAAGCTTATGCAGCACGCACGTAGCAGGGACTGCTTCTTTGAAATCAATTCGAGTCCCGATCGCCTCGATCTGTCCGCCGAGCGTGCAAGAATGGCTAAGGAACAAGGGATCAAGATCGCAATCAACACGGATGCTCATAGCACTCGTGAGCTTTGCTTCATTTCGGCCGGAATCAACCAGGCCCGCAGAGGATGGCTCGGCGCCAAGGACGTCCTGAATACGCACTCGCTAGCTGCGCTGCGAAAGCTGCTCCGCAAGTAG
- a CDS encoding Ku protein → MATTRRKPKSKSRSKFRASWRGQLRFGLVSFEVQAVNAEIKENAEVHFHLLHEPDHERIHYAKVCPKHGEVPNDEIVEGYEYAKGKYVEFDKEELDTLRTEKDKALTIDAFVTSDEIDPIYFDGRMYYLIPSGASAGEPYSLLEAAMEKKNRWGIGQVVFSGREQLALIRPLDGVLTMAMLNYDAEIRKPAEIKSEFTRAHTTPRKLKLAEDLVGKWHEGKFDFSEYKDNYRKKVKQAIEAKEKGIEIEAPEEEEGEVINLMEALQRSVAHAGKNGSARSAHPARNDKAKSAKRKQHPAHRRRA, encoded by the coding sequence ATGGCCACCACGCGGAGAAAACCGAAATCTAAATCCAGATCGAAGTTCCGAGCCAGTTGGCGCGGACAGCTTCGCTTCGGCTTAGTCTCCTTTGAGGTGCAGGCAGTCAATGCTGAAATCAAAGAGAATGCTGAAGTCCATTTCCATCTGCTACATGAGCCCGACCACGAGCGCATTCATTACGCAAAGGTCTGCCCTAAGCATGGCGAAGTGCCGAACGACGAAATCGTCGAGGGCTATGAGTACGCCAAGGGCAAGTATGTCGAGTTCGATAAAGAGGAACTGGACACGCTTCGCACTGAGAAGGACAAGGCGCTGACGATTGATGCCTTCGTCACGTCCGATGAGATTGATCCCATCTATTTTGATGGCCGGATGTATTATCTGATTCCTTCGGGCGCCAGTGCCGGCGAGCCTTATTCGCTGCTTGAGGCAGCGATGGAAAAAAAGAACCGTTGGGGCATTGGGCAAGTTGTGTTTTCGGGCCGAGAGCAGCTCGCTCTGATACGTCCACTAGATGGTGTTCTGACGATGGCAATGCTGAATTACGATGCAGAAATTAGAAAGCCCGCCGAAATCAAGAGCGAGTTCACGCGCGCCCATACGACTCCTCGGAAACTAAAGCTTGCCGAAGACCTGGTGGGCAAGTGGCACGAGGGCAAATTCGACTTTAGCGAATACAAGGACAACTACCGCAAAAAGGTCAAGCAGGCCATTGAGGCGAAAGAAAAGGGTATTGAGATCGAAGCGCCTGAGGAAGAAGAAGGTGAGGTCATCAATTTGATGGAGGCCTTGCAGCGAAGTGTGGCCCACGCGGGCAAGAATGGGTCTGCCCGCTCGGCTCATCCAGCGCGAAACGACAAAGCCAAGTCTGCAAAGAGAAAGCAGCACCCCGCTCATCGGCGGCGCGCTTAG
- the ligD gene encoding DNA ligase D, with the protein MGLLEYRKKRDFQMTAEPRGGRVSSHKKLSFVIQKHAASHLHYDFRLELDGVLKSWAVPKGPSLDPATKRLAMQVEDHPLEYGGFEGIIPPGEYGGGTVMLWDRGSWEPVGDAKKDYREGRLKFTLHGEKLAGGWMLVRKGGRRGAHDARHWFLFKERDEFADPSLDVTEESPMSVTTGRDLEEIATQAKRVWGRNGEVLQNGHKKGSAKKVSPKGIPATGASKKVPVAKKADVAKALKTVKGKRAAIPASPTVQLATLTKDAPEGDDWIHEIKFDGYRMLCRIEGGKVRFISRNGRDWTAKFPSLAKAVAGLPLKTAILDGEVVVMQPDGTTSFQALQNSFQAGGLTPFQFYCFDLLYLDGFDLRENPIEDRKSLLAQIIPSRSDGLLHFSDHVVGNGPKCFAEASRLRLEGIVSKRLGRPYSPGRGLDWLKIKCSLREEFVIGGFTVPSGSRSNFGALAIGYYDDEQQLKYAGRVGTGFDERTLGTLHAKLVKLAQPKSPFYDLSGTTGQARGVTWVKPSLVAQIEFSNWTKERQLRHPSFQGLREDKAAKDVVRDDPISAPTIKSTKKAKHMAELKTVAKGSASPLLHAKKSANTDGEVAGVRLSHPDKILYPEDGITKRDLATYYEQVADWMLPHVENRLLSLVRCPAGSAQKCFFQKHPGEGTSEHLRRFKVTEKSKTEDYLALYDVQGLVSLVQMGVLEIHLWGSQADQFEKPDRLIFDLDPDPSVNWPQVVTAAKEVRLLLKELDLTSFIKTTGGKGVHIVVPIRRRTSWNDAKAFCRAVADFLVAAAPDRYIATMSKAARKGKIFVDYLRNDRGATAIAPYSTRARPGAPVSVPISWDELSNKITSNHFTLQNLPGRLLRLKKDPWAGIQNTDQGITTSMLRKLKPASARR; encoded by the coding sequence ATGGGACTGCTTGAGTACCGAAAGAAACGCGATTTTCAAATGACCGCCGAGCCTCGTGGCGGGCGAGTCTCTTCCCACAAGAAACTCAGCTTTGTGATTCAAAAGCACGCCGCCTCGCATTTGCACTACGACTTCAGGCTCGAACTCGACGGTGTCCTAAAGAGTTGGGCTGTGCCGAAGGGCCCGTCGCTGGACCCGGCGACAAAACGCTTGGCGATGCAGGTGGAAGATCATCCGCTGGAGTATGGAGGTTTTGAGGGCATTATCCCGCCTGGCGAATATGGCGGCGGAACGGTCATGCTCTGGGATCGAGGAAGCTGGGAGCCTGTTGGCGATGCGAAGAAAGACTACCGCGAAGGAAGGCTGAAGTTCACCTTGCACGGTGAAAAGCTGGCAGGCGGCTGGATGCTCGTGCGAAAAGGAGGCAGGCGCGGAGCCCATGATGCGCGGCACTGGTTTTTGTTTAAGGAGCGAGACGAATTCGCTGATCCGTCGCTCGACGTAACGGAGGAATCACCGATGAGTGTGACGACTGGCCGTGACCTCGAGGAGATCGCGACGCAGGCGAAACGGGTATGGGGTCGAAACGGCGAAGTCTTACAGAACGGCCACAAGAAAGGATCAGCGAAAAAAGTCTCGCCGAAAGGGATCCCCGCCACTGGCGCCTCGAAGAAAGTGCCCGTCGCCAAGAAAGCAGATGTCGCGAAGGCGCTGAAGACAGTCAAAGGCAAGAGAGCGGCTATTCCGGCGTCGCCTACAGTGCAACTCGCGACCCTCACCAAGGATGCTCCCGAGGGAGATGATTGGATTCACGAGATCAAGTTTGACGGCTACCGCATGCTTTGCCGTATTGAGGGGGGCAAGGTGCGGTTTATTAGCCGCAACGGTCGCGACTGGACAGCAAAGTTTCCGAGCCTTGCAAAAGCTGTCGCGGGCCTTCCGCTAAAGACTGCGATCCTTGACGGCGAAGTCGTCGTCATGCAGCCCGATGGAACGACCAGCTTTCAGGCCCTACAGAATTCGTTTCAGGCCGGAGGCTTGACACCCTTTCAGTTCTACTGTTTCGACCTTCTTTATCTCGATGGCTTTGATCTCCGCGAAAACCCGATTGAGGATCGAAAGTCGCTCCTCGCCCAGATTATTCCAAGCCGCTCGGACGGCTTGCTCCATTTTAGCGACCATGTCGTGGGGAACGGCCCTAAGTGTTTTGCCGAAGCATCGCGGCTGCGACTTGAAGGCATCGTCTCCAAACGCTTGGGGCGTCCCTATTCACCTGGTCGCGGTCTCGACTGGTTAAAAATCAAATGCTCGCTTCGAGAAGAATTCGTCATTGGTGGTTTTACAGTTCCGAGCGGCTCGCGAAGCAACTTTGGCGCTCTAGCGATTGGTTACTACGACGATGAGCAACAGCTTAAGTATGCTGGGCGTGTAGGAACTGGTTTTGATGAACGCACGCTAGGCACATTGCATGCGAAATTGGTGAAACTCGCGCAGCCGAAATCACCATTCTACGATTTATCCGGTACCACGGGGCAAGCGCGTGGCGTGACCTGGGTCAAACCCTCGCTCGTTGCGCAGATTGAGTTTTCAAATTGGACCAAGGAGCGGCAGCTCCGGCATCCGTCGTTTCAAGGGTTGCGTGAGGATAAGGCAGCCAAAGATGTCGTCAGAGATGATCCCATTTCGGCGCCTACGATCAAATCAACGAAAAAAGCCAAACACATGGCCGAATTAAAAACTGTAGCCAAAGGTTCCGCGTCCCCATTATTGCATGCCAAGAAATCCGCCAATACCGACGGTGAAGTGGCAGGCGTGAGACTTTCACACCCCGATAAGATTCTCTACCCCGAGGACGGCATTACGAAAAGGGATCTCGCCACCTATTACGAGCAAGTGGCCGATTGGATGTTGCCGCACGTCGAAAATCGCTTGCTGTCGCTTGTGCGTTGCCCGGCAGGAAGCGCTCAGAAGTGCTTTTTTCAAAAGCATCCAGGCGAAGGGACATCGGAGCATTTGCGACGTTTCAAAGTAACTGAGAAATCAAAAACAGAGGACTACCTGGCACTCTACGATGTTCAAGGTCTCGTGTCGCTTGTGCAAATGGGCGTGCTCGAAATCCATCTCTGGGGATCTCAAGCCGATCAATTCGAAAAACCCGACAGGCTCATTTTCGATCTCGATCCCGATCCAAGTGTTAATTGGCCCCAGGTGGTCACCGCGGCTAAAGAAGTGCGGCTCCTGCTAAAGGAACTCGATTTAACGTCGTTTATTAAGACGACCGGTGGCAAGGGAGTTCATATCGTTGTGCCTATTCGTAGACGCACAAGCTGGAACGATGCAAAAGCCTTTTGCCGGGCTGTGGCTGATTTTCTGGTGGCGGCCGCACCTGATCGCTATATCGCGACTATGAGTAAGGCTGCTCGCAAAGGGAAGATCTTTGTCGATTATTTGCGTAACGATCGCGGAGCGACGGCGATTGCCCCCTATTCCACCCGCGCACGACCCGGCGCCCCCGTAAGTGTGCCGATCAGCTGGGACGAGCTGAGCAATAAAATCACCTCGAACCATTTCACTCTTCAGAATCTTCCGGGAAGGCTCTTGCGACTGAAAAAAGATCCGTGGGCCGGGATCCAGAACACAGATCAAGGCATCACCACCTCAATGCTTCGCAAACTTAAACCCGCTAGCGCACGCCGATGA